The Deltaproteobacteria bacterium genome window below encodes:
- a CDS encoding ABC transporter substrate-binding protein, with amino-acid sequence MKKPEHRWQTRRHRAVRRVDATAPHEARTEVLQLQFDDGREATAELSLAQQRVPAWALEADPDLEHAVMCWLAARGGEAITLVDDTGMLRRTGRFTLDALGDAVVGATRVITLAPSNAELVAALHAFDRVIACEDSSDDPPEVARCERLGPDLDPDLDRVAALRPELVVSSLTVPGMERIVTGLRARGVAQLVSAPRSVAAVADDLRRLGHALAVDPSPALARFTAERDALARSRPATPRRVYLEWWPRPMFTPGRACFSNELIALAGGVNVFGDREGQSLEIDAAALRAADPDACFVSWCGVAADKLDPDNLVRREGLGELRAVQRGQVFALDERYAGRPGPNMLEAARRMRARLWPELP; translated from the coding sequence GTGAAGAAGCCCGAGCATCGCTGGCAGACGCGACGGCATCGGGCGGTGCGGCGGGTCGACGCGACCGCGCCGCACGAGGCCCGCACCGAGGTCCTGCAGCTGCAGTTCGACGACGGCCGCGAGGCGACCGCGGAGCTCTCGCTCGCGCAGCAGCGGGTGCCGGCGTGGGCGCTCGAGGCGGATCCCGACCTCGAGCACGCGGTGATGTGCTGGCTGGCGGCGCGCGGCGGAGAGGCGATCACGCTGGTCGACGACACCGGCATGCTGCGGCGCACGGGCAGATTCACCCTCGATGCGCTCGGCGACGCGGTGGTCGGCGCGACGCGGGTCATCACGCTGGCGCCGTCGAACGCCGAGCTGGTCGCGGCGCTGCACGCCTTCGATCGCGTGATCGCGTGCGAGGACTCGTCGGACGATCCGCCCGAGGTCGCGCGCTGCGAGCGACTCGGGCCCGACCTCGATCCCGATCTCGATCGCGTCGCGGCGCTGCGGCCCGAGCTCGTGGTCAGCTCGCTGACCGTGCCGGGCATGGAGCGCATCGTCACCGGCCTGCGCGCGCGCGGGGTCGCACAGCTGGTGTCGGCGCCGCGCAGCGTCGCGGCGGTGGCCGACGATCTGCGTCGGCTCGGCCACGCGCTGGCGGTCGATCCATCACCGGCGCTGGCCCGCTTCACCGCCGAGCGCGACGCGCTCGCGCGCAGCCGGCCCGCGACGCCGCGACGGGTCTACCTCGAGTGGTGGCCGCGGCCGATGTTCACGCCCGGCCGTGCGTGCTTCTCGAACGAGCTGATCGCCCTGGCCGGCGGCGTCAACGTATTCGGCGATCGCGAGGGCCAGAGCCTCGAGATCGACGCCGCGGCGCTGCGGGCCGCCGATCCGGACGCGTGCTTCGTGTCGTGGTGCGGGGTCGCGGCCGACAAGCTCGACCCCGACAACCTCGTGCGCCGCGAGGGGCTCGGGGAGCTCCGCGCGGTGCAGCGTGGGCAGGTCTTCGCGCTCGACGAGCGCTACGCGGGACGGCCCGGGCCGAACATGCTCGAGGCCGCGAGGCGCATGCGCGCGCGGCTGTGGCCCGAGCTGCCGTAG
- a CDS encoding DNA-3-methyladenine glycosylase 2 family protein has product MDRLIATVGPCRLEIDAGGTTFAALTRSIVYQQLHGRAAATIHGRICVAAGGRAGRAPSAAAIARLSDDVLRGAGLSQSKLLALRDLATRALDGRLPSMAQLQRMDDEAIIASLVAVRGIGRWSAQMLMMFRLGRPDILPIDDFGVRKGFGVMKRARAMPTRDQLARHGERWAPWRTVASWYLWRACELPAPPARSR; this is encoded by the coding sequence ATGGATCGACTCATCGCAACCGTGGGCCCATGCCGGCTCGAGATCGACGCCGGCGGCACCACCTTCGCCGCGCTCACGCGCTCGATCGTCTACCAACAGCTGCACGGACGCGCAGCGGCGACGATCCACGGCCGCATCTGCGTCGCCGCCGGCGGTCGCGCGGGTCGAGCCCCGAGCGCGGCCGCGATCGCGCGGCTGTCCGACGACGTGCTGCGCGGCGCGGGCCTCTCGCAGTCCAAGCTGCTGGCGCTGCGCGACCTCGCCACGCGGGCGCTCGACGGTCGCCTGCCCTCGATGGCGCAGCTGCAGCGCATGGACGACGAAGCGATCATCGCGAGCCTCGTGGCGGTCCGCGGCATCGGCCGCTGGAGCGCGCAGATGCTGATGATGTTCCGCCTCGGCCGCCCCGACATCCTGCCCATCGACGACTTCGGCGTGCGCAAGGGATTCGGCGTGATGAAGCGTGCGCGCGCGATGCCGACCCGCGACCAGCTCGCACGCCACGGCGAACGCTGGGCGCCGTGGCGCACGGTCGCGAGCTGGTACCTGTGGCGCGCCTGCGAGCTGCCGGCCCCGCCGGCGCGGTCGCGATAG